The nucleotide sequence AGTTGCTGGAGCAATTGGGCCGGGGGGATTGGTTTGAGTTTTTGCCCGTTTTAGGCAAACCCTCTGCAGCCAGCAATAGTCGGCGGGCAGAAAATGCAATTGACGAACTGGTTCAAGCCGTGCGCGAACTCTCCCAAAACCGTATTGGCGCTCTGATTGTGCTTGAATTGGAACAGCCCATCGATGCTCGGATCTTTACCGAACCGGGGGTACCGATTCAAGGAAATCTCTCGAAAGAGTTGTTGCAAACCATCTTTCAACCCTCCACGTTGCTCCACGATGGGGCCGTATTGGTCAAGGGCGATCGCCTCAAGGCGGCAGGTGTCATTTTGCCGATGTCCGATCGCGTCGCCTCCCGCCAATTGGGTACCCGACATCGAGCCGCAATGGGTATTACCGAGCAGACTCGGTGTTTGTGCATTGTGGTATCTGAAGAGACGGGGTCGATTTCTTTAGCCGAGGCGGGTCGGTTAGAGCGCCCGTTAACCAGTGCGCAGTTGCGGGAACTCTTAGTGAAATACCTACAACCACAGCTAGAAACTGGGACGATGCCGGTATCTTGGAAAGGTTGGACCCATCGCATTGTCGGTTCGTCCCGCCGTTTGATCTCTGTCGTGCGGGAGACGCTGTCAAAAGAATGACTGCCCCTTCAAGTCTGCTGACCGATTTACCTTCTGACCTAGATGCGAGCAGCCT is from Synechococcus sp. PCC 7336 and encodes:
- the cdaA gene encoding diadenylate cyclase CdaA codes for the protein MLVDWGLVILLICFALYVTRKTRAVWLVRGYVLLLLLSSITRPLTILHQVLNAVVIGAAVALAVLFQPELRKLLEQLGRGDWFEFLPVLGKPSAASNSRRAENAIDELVQAVRELSQNRIGALIVLELEQPIDARIFTEPGVPIQGNLSKELLQTIFQPSTLLHDGAVLVKGDRLKAAGVILPMSDRVASRQLGTRHRAAMGITEQTRCLCIVVSEETGSISLAEAGRLERPLTSAQLRELLVKYLQPQLETGTMPVSWKGWTHRIVGSSRRLISVVRETLSKE